DNA from Thermomicrobium roseum DSM 5159:
GTGCGGTTGACAACCATCCCCTGGTCGTCGCGATGCACGAAGGTTGCATCGCGGGTCTGTTTGACGAGCTGGGCGATCCGCTCCATCGCCCACTCCAGCGGACGCTCTTCCCAGTGGTCACTGTACGGTGCGCGGTACTTGACGCGGAGCTGGCGCAATGGGCTGTGGATGAGCTGCCAGGTGGCGGCTCCCTTCGGACAGAGCGTTCCGCCGTTGATCGGACTCTCGTAGTTCCCCTCGATGTCGATGATGCGCCCGTCCTTGGTATAGACGAGCTGGGAGCATCCGACCGCACAGTAGGGGCAGACGCTGATGCTGACGTCGGCGCCGCGGACGCGTGCATGAGCCTGGCGCGTCGTCTCGCTCACCGGGTTCGGAACGAAACCGACGTGCTGTCGCAGCTGTTGGAGAAGCCTCATGAACGCTCGCCCTCCGCTCTCCTTGCCGGCGCTTGGTCGAAGACCGCTGTCGCGCGTCCATGATAGCCGAAGAGTTGGAGCGCCTGCCGCCACGCTTCTCGTTCTTCACCCTTGGGCTCGTGTGCAAAGCGATAGTCCGCCTTGCGGAAGAATTCGTTGCAGAGGTGCTCCAGGCTCGCGAGTCGGTCGCGCAGAACCCGGTGGATCGTCGCGATCGCTTGCTCGTGGTGTCTGCCGGCGGCTCGTGCCACTCGATGGACATGAGGGAGACAGCACCCGCCGCTGGCGGCATAGCGGTCGCGGACATCTTCGTCGTACTCCAGGACGTCGAGCAGCATCAGCGCGGTGTGGCTCGCTGCCTCCTCCTCGACCTCGCACAGAAGGCAGAGCCCATCCGGCTGGAGGACACGCGTGAGAGCGTCGCCAGCGGAGACGTGCCGCCGCAGCTGCTGAAACCTGCTGCGCAGGGGCGGTGCTGGCGCATCGAGGGCTCGCAGGATATCGGCGATGATCCAGCTGAAGATCGCCGTCAGCTGCCACTGTGGCCCACGCTCGCCGATCAGGGTGAGGTGACGCGGGCAGAAGCCGCGCGATCGGACATACCGGAGAATGACGCTCGGCTCGCTATAGAATTCATGAAAGAACCAGAAGAGGTAGCGCTCGATCGCTTCCTGGCCGGCACGACAAATCGGGCATCCTCCTCGAGCCAGCAGGTGACGGATCTCGCTAGCGGCGTATGCTGCCGGAGCGCGTCGGTGCATCGCTGCTACCATCGGACGACCAAAACGCTGCATGGAGCGTGGCGCACCACCTTATCGGCAGTCGTGCCGAGGAAGACCCCCCAGACCCCGGAGCGGCCGCTGTGCCCGATCACCAGCAAATCGAACGCGCCGCGCTGCGCTTCTTGGACGAGCAGTTGGGCAGGATGCCCGATACGAGTCACCGTGTGCAGTTCCACCCCGAATTCCGTTGCCTGCTGGTGCGCTGCCTCTTGCAGGGTGCTCAACTCTTGTTCGACGATGCGACGCTGTTCGTCGATCTCCGCGATGGTTGCCGTTCCCCACTGCGGAATCTCGATGACGGAGAGGCTCCATAATTCAGCCCCGAACAGGCGCGCCAGCTCGATGGCGTGGCGCAGGGCCGCCTGTGCCCCTGGTGAACCATCGAATCCGACGAGAATTTTGCGGTACATCGCTCAACCGTCCTCTCGTGTCGCTCGCTCGGCGACGAGTTCCGTCTCCACTCCAGGCAGAGGTGCCGCGGTGTCGGCCGGGGCGCGCGGCGTCTCCTCGGTGCGTGGCAGGAACCAGGTCTGTGCGATCCACGTGGGTACCAACGCGGAGGCGATCACCGCGGTCACCAGTGCAGTGTACTGGGTGCGGTCGATGATGCCGTTGTTGAGGCCGAAGAGTGCGGAAATAGTACCAAAAGTCAGGCCTGTCGACATCAGCAGGGTGGTATAGGCGCTCGTGCGCCGCTCGAGCCCGAAGACGAGCGTCAAGGGTCCGACTCCGAGAAGCTTCGTGACCATCTTGACCAAGAGCAGCGCGACGATCAACCCGATACTGCTGACGAGCGCTGGCAGGGAAACGTACAAGCCTGCCTTGAGGAAGTACCATGGCGTGAGCAGAGCGAAGGCCAGGGTACGCAGGCGCAGCATGAGTGGGCGATGATGCGTGAAAATCTCAGCGATGGCCAGGCCGACCAAGTACGCTGGCAGAACAGCTTCGCTCTTGGCGATCGTCGCCAGCCAACCGAGGAAGAAGAGTACCAGGAGCAGGAATTTGACTTCTGGCTCGCTGACGCGGTTTCCCCACGCTGCGATCACGAATCGTGTCACTCGCCCGAGCAGGAAGAGCGTGACTGCCGTGACGACGACGAAAACCACGAGGTGCAGGTCATAGTTCGCAAAGAGAAGCCCCAATGCGAGAACCGTGCCCAAGTCGTTGACGAAGCAGGCGGCCAGGATCAACTTGCCGATGTCGGTCTCGTTCAGTCCGGTTTCCACCATCACCGCATAGACGACGGCGACCGAAGTGGTGGAGAGAGCGAGGCCACCGATCCAGGCTTGTGGCCAGCTCCAACCCGCGACGAAGCGTGTGAAGGCGGTGGCACCGAGAAACGGCGCGAGGAATCCAGCGAAGCCGATCGCGAGACTCGCCTTGAGGTGCCGGCGCAGGGCTTCCGGCTCGATCTCCGCCCCGGCGAGGAAGGTGAGGACGACCGCCCCAAAACTGGCGAGCGCATTGATCCAGGTATCGGTCTGGAGGCCGAGCGTATTCCCGGCGACGATACCGACCAGGATCTCGACGAGTGCGACGGACAGTCCGAGGCGAATGGAGATGATGCTCGCCAAAAATGCGAGTCCGATCCAGAGTGCGGCAGTGGCCCAGATGTTTGCCATCGATGCCCCCTTCCCGCTCGTTCCGTTCGCAGTTTTCGAGGACGGGGGCAGAAGAAAAACTCCTGCCCGCACGTCCTGCGAGCAGGAGCCATCAGCCTTCTCTGGCGCTTCGGGCTCTCGACGAGCCCCGGCGGACTCCATCGCCGTTCGACTCGAGCATACCACTGTCCCAGAGAAAAGGGAAGGAGATCCGCTGTCGCGGGAGAACCGCTTCGGGGTGAGCTGCACTCGCCACTGCGCCGTCTCCTCGGCTAACGGGCAAAGTCGCTGGAAACGAGGGCGAGTGCCAGACTGTCCGGCCCTCTGTTATCCTTCCGGACGCGAGGGGCAGGAACGTGGCAAACCGCGGGACAGACTGGCTGGCGCAAGCGCGACGCGATCTCGCCCATGCTGAGCGGGCTCACCAAGCTGGCGACTACGAGTGGGCTGCATTCGCTGCGCAGCAGGCTGCTGAGAAGGCTGTCAAAGGGTTGCTCTTCGGACTCGGTGGCGAGGGATGGGGCCACAGCGTCTGGCGATTGCTCAGCGGACTCGCCGCTCGTCTCGAGGTACCGGAAGCGTTGCTCGACGCTGCCCGACGATTGGACCGTCACTACATTTTGGCGCGCTATCCGAACGGTTTCCCTGCCGGCCTTCCCGGCGAGTACTACAC
Protein-coding regions in this window:
- a CDS encoding DUF6062 family protein — protein: MHRRAPAAYAASEIRHLLARGGCPICRAGQEAIERYLFWFFHEFYSEPSVILRYVRSRGFCPRHLTLIGERGPQWQLTAIFSWIIADILRALDAPAPPLRSRFQQLRRHVSAGDALTRVLQPDGLCLLCEVEEEAASHTALMLLDVLEYDEDVRDRYAASGGCCLPHVHRVARAAGRHHEQAIATIHRVLRDRLASLEHLCNEFFRKADYRFAHEPKGEEREAWRQALQLFGYHGRATAVFDQAPARRAEGERS
- a CDS encoding universal stress protein — encoded protein: MYRKILVGFDGSPGAQAALRHAIELARLFGAELWSLSVIEIPQWGTATIAEIDEQRRIVEQELSTLQEAAHQQATEFGVELHTVTRIGHPAQLLVQEAQRGAFDLLVIGHSGRSGVWGVFLGTTADKVVRHAPCSVLVVRW
- a CDS encoding cation:proton antiporter, coding for MANIWATAALWIGLAFLASIISIRLGLSVALVEILVGIVAGNTLGLQTDTWINALASFGAVVLTFLAGAEIEPEALRRHLKASLAIGFAGFLAPFLGATAFTRFVAGWSWPQAWIGGLALSTTSVAVVYAVMVETGLNETDIGKLILAACFVNDLGTVLALGLLFANYDLHLVVFVVVTAVTLFLLGRVTRFVIAAWGNRVSEPEVKFLLLVLFFLGWLATIAKSEAVLPAYLVGLAIAEIFTHHRPLMLRLRTLAFALLTPWYFLKAGLYVSLPALVSSIGLIVALLLVKMVTKLLGVGPLTLVFGLERRTSAYTTLLMSTGLTFGTISALFGLNNGIIDRTQYTALVTAVIASALVPTWIAQTWFLPRTEETPRAPADTAAPLPGVETELVAERATREDG
- a CDS encoding HEPN domain-containing protein, encoding MANRGTDWLAQARRDLAHAERAHQAGDYEWAAFAAQQAAEKAVKGLLFGLGGEGWGHSVWRLLSGLAARLEVPEALLDAARRLDRHYILARYPNGFPAGLPGEYYTERDAAEAIVDARAIVEFCERAFPRP